One window of the Archangium primigenium genome contains the following:
- a CDS encoding HD domain-containing phosphohydrolase — MAKRLGERLVEAGLVTTESIHKALEHQKITGHRLGDCLVEIGLLQEATLLRFLAAEFQTRFVSAEKLAKARIATEVLDKVPVRLAEAQNVLPLAIDTERGILSVVAAEPQNKKLLDEIALVTGLEEVYAYVGLRSSIAAAIRKHYYGDPTAFASLEFGGQIRADVNAMTSAYENTGGTAPKASLQLRLDTETRLRLQRPATQTRGTRGDALTGSRGTIADADYIETLNILVTLLERERKYHRGHSAQLARQAAVVARRLGMSPKDVSAVSIAGFLHDLGKPADRHFCLASNAVNAEWLADSKRYARVPPKVFETVHLPTQVNTMLAQMYEAYDGSGSPQGAKGDDITLGARILAAVDSYLELTKNPTNALGKVLSKAKALEHLRENAGTLYDPLVADIVAQVQSGELLRHRLTNDGRQVFIVEPEESTRTDLLVSAQKQGLVAYTLSQMEGAYDALAHQECDVLAVGLKFGLEEVLALLQAVRSSAEHAGLPVVVLGNPDAGTRERLMMGGATAVVAPTTPEEAAHTLRTLYDDRIQHNGPARVVRGSLDEMPAQELLKTLGTQKKSGRLHLKHHAHEGFLHLEQGRVVFAAVAGQTGEQALQTLLGFHHADFRYDPDSLLVDAPQIDKAMDSVIQQITAVRRPSVAVPTV, encoded by the coding sequence ATGGCGAAACGACTGGGCGAGAGGCTCGTCGAGGCGGGCCTCGTCACGACCGAGTCCATTCACAAGGCGCTGGAGCACCAGAAGATCACCGGCCACCGGCTGGGGGACTGTCTGGTGGAGATCGGCCTGCTCCAGGAGGCGACGCTGCTGCGCTTCCTGGCGGCCGAGTTCCAGACGCGGTTCGTCTCCGCGGAGAAGCTGGCCAAGGCCCGCATCGCCACGGAGGTGCTCGACAAGGTGCCGGTGCGGCTGGCGGAGGCGCAGAACGTGCTTCCGCTGGCGATCGACACCGAGCGCGGCATCCTGTCCGTGGTCGCCGCCGAGCCCCAGAACAAGAAGCTGCTGGACGAGATCGCCCTGGTGACGGGCCTGGAGGAGGTCTACGCGTACGTGGGCCTGCGCAGCTCCATCGCCGCCGCCATCCGCAAGCACTACTACGGCGACCCCACGGCGTTCGCGTCGCTGGAGTTCGGCGGGCAGATCCGCGCGGACGTCAACGCGATGACGTCCGCCTACGAGAACACGGGCGGCACCGCGCCCAAGGCGAGCCTCCAGCTGCGGCTGGACACGGAGACGCGCCTGCGGCTGCAGCGCCCGGCCACCCAGACGCGTGGCACGCGGGGCGACGCCCTCACCGGCTCGCGCGGCACGATCGCGGACGCCGACTACATCGAGACGCTGAACATCCTCGTCACCCTGCTCGAGCGCGAGCGCAAGTACCACCGGGGCCACTCGGCGCAGCTCGCGCGCCAGGCCGCGGTGGTGGCGCGCCGGCTGGGCATGTCGCCCAAGGACGTGTCGGCGGTGAGCATCGCCGGCTTCCTGCATGACCTGGGCAAGCCCGCGGACCGCCACTTCTGCCTGGCCAGCAACGCCGTCAACGCCGAGTGGCTGGCGGACTCCAAGCGCTACGCCCGCGTGCCGCCCAAGGTCTTCGAGACCGTGCACCTGCCCACGCAGGTGAACACCATGCTCGCGCAGATGTACGAGGCCTACGACGGCTCGGGCTCGCCCCAGGGCGCCAAGGGCGACGACATCACCCTCGGGGCGCGCATCCTCGCGGCGGTGGACAGCTACCTGGAGCTGACCAAGAACCCCACCAACGCCCTCGGCAAGGTGCTCAGCAAGGCCAAGGCGCTCGAGCACCTGCGGGAGAACGCGGGCACGCTGTACGATCCGCTCGTGGCGGACATCGTCGCGCAGGTGCAGAGCGGCGAACTCCTGCGGCACCGGCTCACCAACGATGGCCGTCAGGTCTTCATCGTGGAGCCCGAGGAGAGCACCCGCACGGATCTCCTGGTCTCGGCCCAGAAGCAGGGGCTTGTCGCCTACACGCTCTCGCAGATGGAGGGCGCCTACGACGCGCTCGCCCACCAGGAGTGCGACGTGCTGGCGGTGGGGCTCAAGTTCGGCCTGGAGGAAGTGCTGGCGCTGCTGCAGGCGGTGCGCTCCTCGGCGGAGCACGCGGGCCTGCCCGTGGTGGTGCTCGGCAACCCGGACGCGGGCACGCGCGAGCGCCTGATGATGGGCGGCGCGACGGCGGTGGTGGCCCCCACCACGCCGGAGGAAGCGGCCCACACCCTGCGCACGCTCTACGACGATCGCATCCAGCACAACGGGCCGGCGCGGGTGGTCCGCGGCAGCCTGGACGAGATGCCCGCGCAGGAGCTGCTCAAGACGCTGGGCACGCAGAAGAAGTCGGGACGGCTCCACCTCAAGCACCACGCGCACGAGGGCTTCCTGCACCTGGAGCAGGGCCGGGTCGTCTTCGCCGCCGTCGCGGGACAGACCGGCGAGCAGGCCCTGCAGACGCTGCTGGGCTTCCACCACGCCGACTTCCGCTACGATCCGGACTCGCTGCTGGTGGATGCGCCGCAGATCGACAAGGCGATGGACAGCGTCATCCAGCAGATCACGGCGGTCCGCCGACCTTCCGTCGCGGTCCCCACCGTCTAG
- a CDS encoding TIGR02757 family protein produces MAPRKPTPPGLSTRDAARLLPCLTSFLASTDSRARIAFDPLEFPHRYRDPRDMEVSALLAAALAYGRADLFRPKVDALLRRMGPSPAAFVRELDVAGARALLEGFVYRFNVGTDVAVLLLGMGRALREHGSLEALFVRGLEASGTWHGALAAFTTALRDVPMAPLRAAMGPERGLQHLLPSPLGAGAAKRLNLFLRWMVRGPDGVDLGIWTRVRPSALLIPLDTHIGRISKHLGLTRRNDLSWRTAEEVTASLRALDAEDPVRFDFALCHYGMSGVCPTRPVVDNCARCLLLPSCGTGRRTVKAGGARATR; encoded by the coding sequence ATGGCCCCGCGAAAACCCACCCCCCCTGGCTTGAGCACGCGGGACGCCGCGCGCCTGTTGCCGTGCCTCACGTCCTTCCTGGCCTCCACGGACAGCCGGGCGCGCATCGCGTTCGATCCGCTGGAGTTCCCCCACCGCTACCGCGACCCCCGGGACATGGAGGTGAGCGCGCTCCTGGCGGCGGCCCTGGCCTATGGCCGCGCGGACCTGTTCCGGCCCAAGGTGGATGCGCTGCTGCGGCGCATGGGGCCCTCGCCGGCCGCCTTCGTGCGCGAGCTGGACGTGGCGGGGGCGCGCGCGCTGCTCGAGGGCTTCGTCTACCGCTTCAACGTGGGCACGGACGTGGCGGTGCTGCTGCTGGGCATGGGGCGGGCGCTGCGCGAGCACGGGAGTCTGGAGGCGCTCTTCGTCCGGGGACTGGAGGCGAGCGGCACGTGGCATGGCGCGCTGGCGGCCTTCACCACGGCGCTGCGGGACGTGCCCATGGCCCCGCTGCGCGCGGCGATGGGCCCGGAGCGTGGCCTGCAGCACCTGTTGCCCTCGCCCCTGGGGGCCGGGGCCGCCAAGCGGCTCAACCTCTTCCTGCGGTGGATGGTGCGCGGCCCGGACGGCGTGGACCTGGGCATCTGGACGCGCGTGCGGCCCTCGGCGCTGCTCATCCCCCTGGACACCCACATCGGGCGCATCTCCAAGCACCTGGGGCTCACCCGGCGCAACGACCTGAGCTGGCGCACCGCCGAGGAGGTGACGGCGTCGCTCCGGGCGCTCGACGCGGAGGATCCGGTGCGCTTCGACTTCGCCCTGTGTCACTACGGCATGAGTGGGGTGTGTCCCACCCGGCCCGTGGTGGACAACTGCGCCCGGTGTCTGCTGCTGCCCTCCTGTGGGACGGGACGCCGGACGGTGAAGGCGGGTGGGGCGCGCGCTACCCGCTGA
- a CDS encoding NRDE family protein, translated as MCTVLILRQAHPEWPLIVAANRDERYDRPAEGPQVLRQTPLTVGGLDLERRGTWMGVTAQGFVVALTNQRSSANLMHSPLSRGDVVLKALEAGNREGVENYLAGLDARAYRPFNLLFGDATVLRVAYARPDQARLRVEDVPPGVHVLPNDVLDSPVLPKAARALVLAEKAAHRPWPETVEALRAALADHVLPETVPMLLPEEADSPELRALIRRYQALCIHTESYGTRSSAILALAPGRVGHYLATDVASCQAPFRDVTGLLKVPPSGISAPVRP; from the coding sequence ATGTGTACCGTCCTCATCCTCCGCCAGGCCCACCCCGAATGGCCGCTCATCGTCGCGGCCAACCGCGACGAACGCTACGACCGCCCCGCCGAGGGGCCCCAGGTCCTCCGCCAGACGCCCCTCACCGTGGGCGGGCTCGACCTGGAGCGCCGGGGGACCTGGATGGGCGTGACCGCCCAGGGCTTCGTCGTGGCCCTGACCAACCAGCGCTCCTCGGCCAACCTGATGCATTCCCCCCTGAGCCGGGGTGATGTCGTCCTGAAGGCCCTGGAGGCGGGCAACCGGGAGGGGGTCGAAAACTACCTCGCGGGACTGGATGCCCGGGCCTACCGGCCCTTCAACCTGCTCTTCGGGGACGCCACGGTGCTCCGGGTGGCTTATGCCCGGCCCGACCAGGCCCGCCTCCGGGTGGAGGACGTGCCCCCGGGCGTCCACGTGCTGCCCAACGACGTGCTGGACTCGCCGGTGCTGCCCAAGGCCGCGCGGGCCCTGGTGTTGGCGGAGAAGGCCGCCCACCGCCCCTGGCCAGAGACGGTGGAGGCGCTCCGGGCGGCGCTGGCCGACCACGTCCTGCCGGAGACGGTGCCCATGCTGCTGCCCGAGGAGGCGGACTCGCCGGAGCTGCGCGCGCTCATCCGCCGCTACCAGGCCCTGTGCATCCACACCGAGAGCTATGGGACGCGCTCGTCGGCCATCCTCGCCCTGGCGCCGGGGCGGGTGGGCCACTACCTGGCGACCGACGTGGCCTCCTGTCAGGCCCCGTTCCGGGACGTCACCGGGCTGCTGAAAGTCCCGCCGTCAGGAATTTCCGCGCCCGTGCGTCCCTGA
- the holB gene encoding DNA polymerase III subunit delta', with product MTLASVVGQPRAIDALQAALRSGAVHHAYLFAGPPGVGKERAAVGLAQALTCPEKPNEGCGTCASCIRIGKGSHPDVTWLMPDAERVERGLAGRSDFTGTPSRDIRVEQIRGLLERLALHGLESKRKVALVVDAHQMNPQAQNAFLKTLEEPPADTTLVLLASAPDKMLPTIRSRCSKVQFNPLPADFVAERLRTERKLDAETAALAAVMAGGSLGRALALDLDALAARKEVIEGFEALTPGNVGALLRWAGTFGESRETAEQALGILSLWTRDVALAKAGGERLANRDLAPLAHEVAARTHEGTLHRRHALMEKARATIVERNGSARLQLERMLIELLEGR from the coding sequence ATGACGTTGGCTTCGGTCGTCGGACAGCCGCGCGCCATCGACGCGCTCCAAGCGGCGCTTCGCAGCGGCGCGGTTCATCACGCCTACCTCTTCGCGGGCCCTCCGGGCGTGGGCAAGGAGCGCGCCGCCGTGGGGCTCGCCCAGGCACTCACCTGTCCGGAGAAGCCCAACGAGGGCTGCGGCACGTGCGCCAGCTGCATCCGCATCGGCAAGGGCTCCCATCCGGACGTCACCTGGCTCATGCCGGACGCCGAGCGCGTGGAGCGCGGGCTCGCGGGCCGCTCGGACTTCACCGGCACGCCCAGCCGCGACATCCGCGTGGAGCAGATCCGCGGCCTGCTGGAGCGCCTCGCCCTGCACGGGCTCGAGTCCAAGCGCAAGGTGGCCCTGGTGGTGGACGCACACCAGATGAACCCCCAGGCGCAGAACGCCTTCCTCAAGACGCTCGAGGAGCCGCCCGCGGACACCACGCTCGTGCTGCTCGCGTCCGCGCCGGACAAGATGCTGCCCACCATCCGCAGCCGGTGCAGCAAGGTGCAGTTCAACCCGCTGCCCGCGGACTTCGTGGCCGAGCGCCTGCGCACCGAGCGCAAGCTGGACGCCGAGACGGCGGCGCTCGCGGCGGTGATGGCGGGTGGCAGCCTCGGCCGGGCGCTGGCCCTGGACCTGGACGCGCTCGCGGCGCGCAAGGAGGTCATCGAGGGCTTCGAGGCGCTCACCCCCGGCAACGTGGGCGCGCTCCTGCGCTGGGCGGGCACCTTCGGCGAGTCGCGCGAGACGGCGGAGCAGGCGCTCGGCATCCTCTCCCTGTGGACCCGGGACGTGGCGCTGGCCAAGGCGGGCGGAGAGCGGCTCGCCAACCGGGACCTGGCCCCGCTCGCGCACGAGGTGGCGGCGCGCACCCACGAGGGCACGCTGCACCGTCGGCACGCGCTGATGGAGAAGGCCCGGGCGACGATCGTGGAGCGCAACGGCTCGGCCCGGCTGCAGCTCGAGCGGATGCTCATTGAACTGTTGGAGGGACGATGA
- a CDS encoding TatD family hydrolase: MKFVDSHCHFDRSDAERVNAALERARAAGLVHAVIVGQFQGPGDWGSALEIAAAHPDFFTPTLGIHPHEAARATEADFEHLARTCARPELRAVGEAGLDYYYDHSPREVQAEVFRRQCALAKQLGKPLVVHVRDAHDDCEAILEEQGLHHGVIHCFTGDTDAARRYLDRGFLLSLSGVVTYKKTEALQDAVRFAPLDRLMVETDSPYLAPVPYRGKKNEPSYVVETAKKVAELKGVSVEEVAQVTTANAARLFGFTVA; the protein is encoded by the coding sequence ATGAAGTTCGTGGACTCGCACTGTCACTTCGACCGCTCGGATGCCGAGCGGGTGAATGCCGCGCTGGAGCGCGCCCGCGCCGCGGGCCTCGTGCACGCCGTCATCGTGGGCCAGTTCCAGGGCCCGGGGGACTGGGGCTCGGCGTTGGAGATCGCCGCCGCGCATCCGGACTTCTTCACGCCCACCCTGGGCATCCATCCGCACGAGGCGGCCCGGGCCACGGAAGCGGACTTCGAGCACCTGGCGCGCACCTGCGCCCGGCCGGAGCTGCGCGCCGTGGGCGAGGCGGGGCTCGACTACTACTACGACCACTCGCCGCGAGAGGTGCAGGCCGAGGTGTTCCGCCGGCAGTGCGCGCTGGCGAAGCAACTCGGCAAGCCCCTGGTGGTGCACGTGCGCGACGCGCATGACGACTGCGAGGCCATCCTCGAGGAGCAGGGGCTGCACCACGGCGTCATCCACTGCTTCACGGGGGACACGGACGCGGCGCGGCGCTACCTGGACCGGGGCTTCCTGCTGTCGCTCTCCGGCGTGGTCACCTACAAGAAGACCGAGGCCTTGCAGGACGCGGTGCGCTTCGCCCCGTTGGATCGGCTGATGGTGGAGACGGACAGCCCGTACCTGGCGCCGGTGCCCTACCGGGGCAAGAAGAACGAGCCGTCCTACGTCGTGGAGACGGCGAAGAAGGTCGCCGAGCTCAAGGGCGTGTCCGTGGAGGAGGTGGCCCAGGTCACCACCGCCAACGCGGCGCGGCTGTTCGGCTTCACGGTGGCGTGA
- the metG gene encoding methionine--tRNA ligase, with protein sequence MAERILVTSALPYANGPIHIGHLVEYVQTDIYVRFLRSCGKDVVYFCADDTHGTPIEINAAKQGLKPEEFIGRWYDAHQADFRDFGVSVDYFHSTNSPENKHYAELIYGRLKAHGDIEKRDIEQAYCETDKRFLPDRFIKGTCPNCKAADQYGDACEKCGKAYAPTDLVEPRCALCGTPPVRRNSSHLFFKLSRHADFLQQTLRRPDFINPGLATQLQGFFEKGLADWDISRDGPYFGFNIPGETDKYFYVWLDAPIGYIATTEKWAQTTGKAQSALDYWGEGSDARIIHFIGKDIVYFHALFWPAVLKVAGLKQPDAIKTHGHLTVNGEKMSKSRGTLIPARSYLEHLDPSYLRYFYAANLGPGVEDLDLSLKDFRLRVNGELVNNIGNLANRGLSMLAGPALEKRLAPATQEGPGRALVEAALARVPEVREAFEKLEYRSAIRVITEISQAANAFLQTAAPWAKVKTDPEAARADLSDAAEVAYLLGALLTPVIPRVTEKLFAQLNAPPLTFEGLATARYPLLDRSRPVGTPEPLLPRLEEERVNAILGATPAPAAEAKPAKGGKAEKKAPEAAPAEVKAAPAEAGSGEIEIGDFSKVQLRVGHILAAERVPKADKLLKLTVDLGEGQPRTICSGIAEAFQPEQVQGRKVVVVANLKPRMLRGIESRGMILTAGPGGKNLSLLDPGDMPPGSEVK encoded by the coding sequence ATGGCGGAGAGAATCCTCGTCACCAGCGCACTGCCGTACGCCAATGGCCCGATCCACATCGGCCACCTCGTGGAGTACGTGCAGACCGACATCTACGTGCGCTTCCTGCGCTCCTGCGGCAAGGACGTCGTCTACTTCTGCGCCGACGACACGCACGGCACGCCCATCGAGATCAACGCCGCGAAGCAGGGGCTCAAGCCCGAGGAGTTCATCGGCCGCTGGTACGACGCGCACCAGGCGGACTTCCGCGACTTCGGCGTGAGCGTGGACTACTTCCACTCCACCAACTCGCCCGAGAACAAGCACTACGCGGAGCTCATCTACGGCCGGCTCAAGGCGCACGGCGACATCGAGAAGCGCGACATCGAGCAGGCCTACTGCGAGACGGACAAGCGCTTCCTGCCGGACCGCTTCATCAAGGGCACCTGTCCCAACTGCAAGGCGGCGGACCAGTACGGCGACGCGTGCGAGAAGTGCGGCAAGGCCTACGCGCCCACGGATCTCGTCGAGCCCCGGTGCGCCCTGTGTGGCACGCCGCCCGTGCGCCGCAACTCCTCGCACCTGTTCTTCAAGCTGTCGCGCCACGCGGACTTCCTCCAGCAGACGCTGCGCCGGCCGGACTTCATCAACCCCGGGCTCGCCACCCAGCTCCAGGGCTTCTTCGAGAAGGGCCTGGCCGACTGGGACATCAGCCGCGACGGGCCCTACTTCGGCTTCAACATCCCCGGCGAGACGGACAAGTACTTCTACGTCTGGCTGGACGCCCCCATCGGCTACATCGCCACCACCGAGAAGTGGGCCCAGACCACGGGCAAGGCCCAGAGCGCCCTGGACTACTGGGGCGAGGGCAGTGACGCGCGCATCATCCACTTCATCGGCAAGGACATCGTCTACTTCCACGCCCTGTTCTGGCCCGCGGTGCTCAAGGTGGCCGGGCTCAAGCAGCCCGATGCCATCAAGACCCACGGCCACCTCACGGTGAACGGCGAGAAGATGTCCAAGAGCCGCGGCACGCTCATCCCCGCGCGCAGCTACCTGGAGCACCTGGACCCGAGCTACCTGCGCTACTTCTACGCGGCCAACCTCGGCCCGGGCGTCGAGGACCTCGACCTGAGCCTCAAGGACTTCCGCCTGCGGGTGAACGGCGAGCTGGTCAACAACATCGGCAACCTGGCCAACCGCGGCCTGTCCATGCTCGCGGGTCCCGCCCTGGAGAAGCGCCTGGCGCCCGCCACCCAGGAGGGCCCGGGCCGGGCGCTCGTGGAGGCCGCGCTCGCCCGCGTGCCCGAGGTGCGCGAGGCCTTCGAGAAGCTCGAGTACCGCTCCGCCATCCGCGTCATCACGGAGATCTCCCAGGCCGCCAACGCCTTCCTGCAGACCGCCGCGCCCTGGGCCAAGGTGAAGACGGACCCCGAGGCCGCGCGCGCCGACCTGAGCGACGCCGCCGAGGTGGCCTACCTGCTGGGCGCGCTGCTCACGCCCGTCATCCCCCGGGTGACGGAGAAGCTCTTCGCCCAGCTCAACGCGCCGCCGCTCACCTTCGAGGGGCTCGCCACCGCGCGCTACCCGCTGCTCGACCGCTCGCGCCCCGTGGGTACCCCGGAGCCCCTGTTGCCCCGGCTGGAAGAGGAGCGCGTCAACGCCATTCTCGGCGCCACCCCCGCGCCCGCCGCCGAGGCGAAGCCGGCCAAGGGCGGCAAGGCCGAGAAGAAGGCCCCGGAGGCCGCGCCCGCCGAGGTCAAGGCCGCGCCCGCCGAGGCCGGCTCGGGAGAGATCGAGATCGGGGACTTCTCCAAGGTGCAGCTGCGCGTGGGCCACATCCTCGCCGCCGAGCGGGTGCCCAAGGCGGACAAGCTGCTCAAGCTCACCGTGGACCTGGGGGAAGGGCAGCCGCGCACCATCTGTTCCGGCATCGCCGAGGCCTTCCAGCCCGAGCAGGTGCAGGGGCGCAAGGTGGTGGTGGTGGCCAACCTCAAGCCGCGCATGCTGCGGGGCATCGAGTCGCGCGGGATGATTCTCACCGCGGGCCCCGGCGGCAAGAACCTGTCGTTGCTGGACCCGGGGGACATGCCCCCGGGCTCCGAGGTGAAGTGA
- a CDS encoding HEAT repeat domain-containing protein — translation MTDWRGERDGALLALERERNPALRTEAAELLFHLAAEDTSRAPEFSAALARLLEDKQVAVRRLGVGLATVVLPADELPGFLAARLTDPESLVRLEAAGRLADLGRADCRGTLAGFLEDAVFEVRFEAARGMASLQHPAGLDTLVQALDIELLRFRALGALAELGDARALPAVQTLFHRLLLPAFDRTQAAGVLARLGDPDGAAWLLKRSEKRRWNWAQDRALAVELCGEVKAPGALERLRGILQDPKDKCRGAAARGLGRLGDTVALPWLLALLDEPGVPEDFRLDAAEGLWLLAVPEGRARVRAVLPSFSAEARTELSELIQEVP, via the coding sequence GTGACGGACTGGCGCGGCGAACGAGACGGGGCCCTGCTCGCCCTCGAGCGCGAGCGGAATCCCGCCCTGCGCACCGAGGCGGCCGAGCTGCTCTTCCACCTGGCGGCGGAGGACACCTCGCGGGCTCCGGAGTTCTCCGCCGCCCTGGCCCGGCTGCTCGAGGACAAGCAGGTGGCGGTGCGCCGCTTGGGGGTGGGGTTGGCGACCGTGGTGCTCCCGGCGGACGAGCTGCCGGGCTTCCTCGCCGCCCGCCTGACGGATCCCGAGAGCCTCGTGCGCCTGGAGGCCGCCGGTCGGCTGGCGGACCTGGGCCGCGCCGACTGCCGGGGCACCCTGGCGGGGTTCCTGGAAGACGCCGTGTTCGAGGTGCGCTTCGAGGCCGCGCGCGGCATGGCGTCCCTCCAGCATCCGGCGGGCCTCGACACCCTCGTTCAGGCGCTGGACATCGAGTTGCTGCGCTTCCGGGCGCTCGGGGCGCTGGCGGAGCTGGGGGATGCGCGCGCCTTGCCCGCCGTCCAGACGCTCTTCCACCGCTTGTTGTTGCCCGCGTTCGATCGCACCCAGGCGGCGGGGGTGCTCGCGCGGTTGGGCGATCCGGACGGCGCGGCGTGGCTGCTCAAGCGCTCGGAGAAGCGGCGGTGGAACTGGGCCCAGGATCGGGCGCTCGCCGTGGAGCTGTGTGGCGAGGTGAAGGCGCCCGGGGCGCTGGAGCGGTTGCGCGGCATCCTCCAGGATCCGAAGGACAAGTGCCGGGGCGCGGCGGCGCGGGGCCTCGGCCGACTGGGGGACACGGTGGCCTTGCCGTGGCTCCTGGCGCTGCTCGACGAGCCGGGGGTGCCCGAGGACTTCCGGCTCGACGCCGCCGAGGGCCTGTGGCTGCTCGCCGTTCCCGAGGGCCGTGCGCGCGTGCGCGCGGTCCTGCCGTCGTTCTCCGCCGAGGCCCGTACCGAGCTCTCCGAGCTCATCCAGGAGGTGCCATGA
- the holA gene encoding DNA polymerase III subunit delta has protein sequence MSADIEDVLDEARAGKTVHPLYLLWGEEYLVRRGADDLVKALLPDASAGLNFAVLDAGSPREVAQELATLPLFPGRKVVLVRDPEFLAPKKGRGNALGKAREAWTAGKRKEGARRLLALAARAGWGADKLDPDAPGAPSVEEWKDELNVELAEADLLFLKEVAVFCREERISSPEGDASALLSLYEKGLPPGHTLVLAATDVDAKNPLVKLAQDKGKFVERKVAARHKDLEIGPLAEEFLWPFKKKLSKAASDLLKERIGGNVRLLQSELEKLATYVEGATIESADVALLVAHTREEEFFELSEALQNRNFKAALDYTVDAMGQGVHGLQLLGAVASVVRGMLENHERLERFAGGTLPRSFNDFKAKVFPRVEEEAKAAKGKAPHPYAAFLAMQGAARYKRRELLDSLVACAESDLALKSSASGKLVIERLLWTVCGSA, from the coding sequence ATGAGCGCGGACATCGAGGACGTGCTGGACGAGGCCCGGGCGGGCAAGACGGTCCACCCGCTCTACCTGCTGTGGGGCGAGGAGTACCTCGTGCGCCGGGGCGCGGACGATCTGGTGAAGGCGCTCCTGCCGGATGCCTCGGCGGGCCTGAACTTCGCCGTGCTGGACGCGGGCTCGCCGCGCGAGGTGGCGCAGGAGCTGGCCACGCTGCCGCTGTTCCCCGGGCGCAAGGTGGTGCTGGTGCGCGACCCGGAGTTCCTCGCGCCCAAGAAGGGCCGGGGCAACGCGCTGGGCAAGGCGCGCGAGGCGTGGACCGCGGGCAAGCGCAAGGAAGGCGCGCGGCGGCTGCTGGCCCTGGCGGCGCGGGCGGGGTGGGGCGCGGACAAGTTGGATCCGGATGCCCCGGGCGCCCCGTCCGTGGAGGAGTGGAAGGACGAGCTGAACGTGGAGCTGGCGGAGGCGGACCTGCTCTTCCTCAAGGAAGTGGCCGTCTTCTGCCGCGAGGAGCGCATCAGCTCCCCGGAAGGGGACGCGAGCGCCCTGCTGTCGCTCTACGAGAAGGGGCTGCCCCCGGGCCACACGCTGGTGCTCGCCGCCACGGACGTGGACGCGAAGAACCCGTTGGTGAAGCTCGCGCAGGACAAGGGCAAGTTCGTCGAGCGCAAGGTGGCCGCGCGCCACAAGGATCTGGAGATCGGTCCGCTCGCCGAGGAGTTCCTCTGGCCCTTCAAGAAGAAGCTGAGCAAGGCGGCCTCGGACCTGCTCAAGGAGCGCATCGGCGGCAACGTGCGGCTGCTCCAGTCGGAGCTGGAGAAGCTGGCCACGTACGTGGAGGGCGCCACCATCGAGTCCGCCGACGTGGCGCTGCTGGTGGCCCACACGCGCGAGGAGGAGTTCTTCGAGCTGTCCGAGGCCCTGCAGAACCGCAACTTCAAGGCGGCGCTGGACTACACCGTGGACGCCATGGGGCAGGGGGTGCACGGGTTGCAACTGCTCGGCGCGGTGGCCTCCGTGGTGCGCGGCATGCTGGAGAACCACGAGCGGCTGGAGCGCTTCGCCGGGGGCACGCTGCCGCGCTCCTTCAACGACTTCAAGGCGAAGGTCTTCCCCCGCGTGGAGGAGGAGGCCAAGGCGGCCAAGGGCAAGGCGCCGCACCCGTACGCGGCCTTCCTCGCCATGCAGGGCGCGGCCCGCTACAAGCGGCGCGAGCTGCTCGACTCGCTCGTGGCCTGCGCGGAGTCGGACCTGGCGCTCAAGTCCAGCGCGAGCGGCAAGCTCGTCATCGAGCGGCTGTTGTGGACCGTCTGCGGCAGCGCCTGA